The Paraburkholderia hospita region GCGCCGAACTGATCTGCTTGCCCTGTGCCCGGCTGTACGCGAGGTTCAGATAGGCGGAGACATTGTCGTGTCTGAAGTTCGCCGTGAATTCGACGCCGTACGTCTTGCCGTATTGATAGTTGAACGGCGTGAAGATGAGTGCTGAGCCGAATTGGCCTTCGTCGAGCAGATTGGTCGACTTCTTGTAGTACGCATCGAGCCCGAGCGTGAGCGCCGAGCCGACCTTTTGCGTCACGCCGATATCGAAGTAATGGCTGCGTTCGGGCTGCACGGGATCGTTCTGGCTGGATGGGCTCTGGTTCGTCGTGCCGTTGAACTTCGAGATCGTCGAGCCGGATACCAGTTCGAATGCGGGCGGCGTGAAATAGCGGGCGTAGCCGGCATGCACGGTCGTCGTCGGCGTGAGCGTGTAGACCATGCCGATGCGCGGGCTCAACTGGCTCGCGGTCGTGTATTCGTCCATCCGGTCGTAACGCAGACCGTAGTTCAGCGTGAGGCGGTCGGTGAGCTTCCATTCGTCCTGCGCGTACAGGCTGTACAGGTAGCCCGTTTTGCTGCTGTTGTCCTGAATGTTGAACGGTTGATCGGAGAGCTGGTTGCCGTTTTCATCGACGGCGAAGACGTTCACGCTGTTGTCGAAGACCGCGTGCTCCTGCTGGAAAAACAGGCCTGCGCGCACCGTGTGTTTGTCGTTCAGACGCCAGGTGGTATCGACTTGCGCGCCGTTGGCCGAGTTGCTGTGAAAGTCTTGCGCCGCGACGCCGTTGAACATCAGATCGCCGACGGGGTCCGGGTTGAACTGCGTGCGCGTGTAGCGTGTGAAAAACGCGACCTGATAGTCGAATGTGCCGCCGTTCGTGCCCTGCAACGCAATGGCCGCGAAGTTGTTCAGTTCGGATTGGGTTTCGTTGAGCTGCGATGAATCGAATGTGTTGTTGCCGTTGAGCGTGAAGCTGGTCGGCAGGCCGGGCGTATTCGGAATCTCGAACTGGTTGCTGGTCGTGCCGAACAACAGGCTCACGCGTGTCAGCGGATTGATGATGTACGACAGATAGCCAAACGCGTCGCCTTGTCGCGTGTGATCGTGAATCGCGTTGGCGCTTGCCGTTGGGTTTTCGATGCCCAGATTGTTCATGCCCAGCGAGCCACTCAGATAGTAGCTGAACGGTCCCTTGTTGCCGTATACATCGGCGCTCGTCTTGATGGTCTGATGGCTGCCGCCGAAGACATCGATCGAGCCGCCGTTGCCCGTGTCGCCCGATTTGGTACGGATATCGATGATGCCTGCTGTCCGGTAGCCGTATTGCGCGGGCAACGCGCCCGTCAGCAGATTGAGCTGATCGATGATGCGCGTGTCGAGCGACTGGCCAAAGCCGCTGATCGGCTCCGGAATGATGATGCCGTTGATCCGGTATTGCAGGTTCGCGTGATCGCCGCGCACGTGCAACTGGCCGTATGAATCCGCAGCCACGCCTGGTGCTTGCAATAGCACCTGATTGAGCGGCGTGTTCTGACCGGCGGGCAGGGCGTCGATATCGTCCTGTGTGAAACGGTAGACACTGCTGCCCGTCTCGGGCAACAGGCCGTTGCGAACGTCATCGAGACGTTTGGCGCTCACCTTCACGTCGGTCATCTCGGTTGGGTCGGCGATGCTCTCTGTCGACGCGGAAGGATCCGTAGCCGCCGTTGCCCGTGAAGCGGCACTAAACAGAAGTAGCGTGGCGTACATCACGTGAGTGTGTTTGCGCATTTTGTTTTGATTTGCTGTCGTTGAAATCTTGTTCGATTCGTTTTGATGGCGCGAGCGCGTCCGATCCATAGGAATCCTATGAATGCGTCATGCAGCAGACTTGTTTCCGAATCGCTTACGCGATGACTGATTGCGCGGTTGAAACGGTTGTAGTTATGACTCTCCGTCCTCTCGTCGTGACGAAAGGTAATGCCGGAGATGTTATAACATAACATTGATGCAATGCAAGCGCCGTATGCCGTCTAGAAACGCGCCGTCCGCATTGCCATTGCAAGCCGATTGCAAGAAAAAAATCTGACGACGCGAAGGAATAAGCATCGATCGACAGCGTTAGCCCATATGTCGCGGTGCCTGACGCGCGCGCATGTGCGTGCCCGTTGCGGATCGCGTGGCGCCGGAAACAACAACATCAAACCTGGAGTGGTCTTGAGTCACAACACGGTTCAACCGGGGTGGTTGCGAATTACGCACTGGATCAATGCTTTGGCCGTCGTGCTGATGGTCATGAGCGGCTGGCAGATTTACGATGCGTCGCCGATCTTTCCCGTCATTCATTTCTCTCCTTCGATCACGCTAGGCGGCTGGCTTGGCGGCGCGCTGCAATGGCACTTCGCGGTGATGTGGCTGCTGGTGGCGAACTTCATCGTGTATCTGGCGGCGAATCTTGCGTCGGGCCGCTTTCAGCGCAAGCTGTTGCCGCTCAAACCGACACAGCTTGTCGCCGATCTGGTCGCCGCCTTGCGCGGACGTCTGAAGCACGACGACCTCGCGCATTACAACGCGATCCAAAAGCTCGCCTATCTCGTCGTGATCGCCGATATCGTGCTGATCGTGCTGTCGGGGCTCGCGGTGTGGAAATCCGTACAGTTTCCGTTGCTGCGCACGCTGATGGGCGGCTATGACAATGCGCGCATCGTGCACTTCGTCTGTATGAGCGTGCTGGTCGCGTTCTTCGTCGTGCATGTGATGATGGTCGCGCTCGTGCCGCGCTCGTTGCTGCTGATGATCCGGGGACGCTGAATCATGACGATCCGCAAACGCACCCCGCAGCCAGGCTCTTTTCTCGCGACTCACGGCGAGTCGATCATCCGCGATGCACAGCGCGAACTCAAATCACCCGCGCGACGACTGTTCGGGCAGCGGCTGCTGACGCTTGGTGGCATCGCGATGTTGTCCGGTTGCGATCTGACCAACGACAAGGCAGTGAACACGGCATTGCGCCGCATTTCGTTCTTCAACGACGACGTGCAGGCCCTGCTGTTCGACCCGAACAAACTCGCGCCGACCTATCCCGAGTCGATGATCACGCGTCCGTTTCCGTTCAACGCGTTCTATGACATCGACGACGTGCCCGAAGTGGACGCCGCGTCTTACCGCCTGCAGGTAGGTGGACTCGCGCACGGCAAGGGCGTGTGGACGCTCGACGAACTGCGCGCGCTGCCGCAGGAAAGCCAGATCACGCGGCATATCTGTATCGAAGGATGGAGCGCGATCGGGCATTGGGGCGGCGTGCGCTTCTCCGATTTCCTGCGCCGCGCAGGCGCGGATACTAGCGCCAAGTATGTGTCGCTACGTTGCGCGGACAACTATTGGACCAGCATCGACATGCCGACTGCGCTGCACGCGCAGACGCTGCTCACGCTCACTTACGACAACGACGTGTTGCCGCCGAAGTACGGCTTTCCGATGAAGCTGCGCATGCCGACCAAACTCGGCTACAAGAATCCGAAGCATATCGTCTCCATCGAAATCACGAACCAGTATCCGGGCGGCTACTGGGAGAACCAGGGTTACAACTGGTTCGGCGGTTCGTGACGCAGTAACGTTGTTCTCTCTCGCTACACCTAAACCAACCGTTGGGAGCTTCCATGTCTTTCCGCATCAAACTCGGCGCCACACTTCTGACAGCCACGCTTGCCACGGCTGCGTTCGCGCAGACGCCCGCGACCAAGCCCTCGCGCATCCGCGGTGAAATCGTGTCGCTCGACGGCGACACGCTCAAGGTCCATCGCCGCAGCGGCGATACGGTGTCGATCGAAGTGAAGCCGGCCGTGACCGTTTCGGCCGTCAAGGCAATTCAACTGTCCGATATCAAGCCGGGCTCGTTCATCGGCACGGCTGCGACTACGGGCACGGACGGCAAGCTGACGGCAACGGAAGTCGTGGTATTCCCGGAGTCCGCGCGCGGCACGGGTGAAGGGCACTACGACTGGGACCTCGGGCCGAACAGTTCGATGACCAATGCGAACGTCGACACTGTGGTGCAGAGCACGAGCGGGCGCGACCTGAAGCTGTCGTACAAAGGCGGCAGCAACGACGTGACCGTACCGCCCAATGTTCCCGTCGTGACGTTCACGCCTGCCACGCACGGCGATCTGACGCCGGGCAAGAAGGTGTTCGTCGTCGCGACGCCGGCTTCGCAGGGTAGCTACGTCGCACAGCGTGTCGTCGTCGAGAAGGATGGCGTTGCGCCGCCGATGTAATTGCTGCAAGCGCCGCTCGAGCATTCAAGCCTCGAGTGGCGCTATTTAATTTCGCCAATTATTTTCCATTTTTGTTATCGGCTGCGACGATAAGATCGGCGCAGCCGTAATAAATGGGGCGAAAAAATGGCGAGTACCTTGAAGCTGCCGGCGTCGGCCAATTCCGGAAAATCTTTAAAGATCGACGGCATTCGCTTTCTTGCGGCGTTCTGGGTACTGATGTACCACTTCAAGCCGCCTCTTTTCCGCGAACTCTTGCCGCATCGGCTTTCGTTTCTCGGCGGCGCGCTGTGGTCCGGATCGACCGCATTGTTCGCCGGACCCGCCGCTGTCATCGTGTTCTTTGTGATTTCCGGCTATTGCATTCACGCGGCATATCATAAGGACGTCGCGCTCAAGCCAGTCAACTATTATGCGTCGCGATTCATCCGTATTGGATTGCCGCTCGTCGTTCTGCTATGCGTCGTTCAGCCATTGCCGACGGGGCAGAACTATCTGGAATCGGTGTTGTGGTCGCTTTACTGCGAGATGGTGTATTACGCGGTTTATCCGCTTTTGCGGCCGCGCTTTCACTATATCGGCGAAATGATCGTCGGCTGTGCGCTGACGGCGGCTGCGATGGTTACATGCGTGCGGCTGTTCGGGCATCCCGTTTGCCACGGTTGCGTCTATGAAACCTATCGCGTGCCGGGCACGGCATTGCTGTACGGAGCCGGCTGGATTTCAGGCTGCCTGATCGCGGAGACGCAGCGTAACGCGGCGCAGTTTCAGATTCGTGGCGCGTATTCGCCGCTGACGATGGCGATGAGGCAAGGCCTGGATGCGAGCACGCGTCTGCTTGCCAACCATCTCGTCGTGCTGAGGACGGTGATTGTTGCCGCAGGCGCAGCCGTGATGATTCTGCTGTCGGAATCGAGTCTCAAGCCGGCCGCGCTGCCGTTGATCACACCGGATATCACGCTGCCAGTATTTCAGATCCTCGCGGCGATCTGGATCGCGACGGAAACCGCGACGCCGTCACAATCCCGTTCGTGGACGGTGCTGGCTGCATGCGGCGCGTGGTCCTACAGCCTTTATCTTTGCCACAAGACCGCGCTGGCGCTACTCGAAATGACGACATTCGACGAAACCTCGCGCTACGCATGGTTCGTCGAAGTGGCGCTGGCCCTCGCGATCAGCTACGCGTTCTACCGGATCATCGAAAAGCCTTCGCACGTCATTTCGCAGCGGCTGCGAAAGTACACACCGGACGTGCCGGGCGCGCCCGCGGCCTGAACCGCAGCGGCGCTGCCCTTGCGCAAAGACGTCACGGCGTCCAGCGATAAACAATGATGCTCGATCCGTTGTAGTTGTCTTTCGTGACCACGTACTCGCCCGTCGATCTGAGGTAGGCACGCAGGCCATACATCGAGTCGACATCGTTGCCGACGTCCACATTGACCGGGTTCGAATTGGTCAGCGTTGTGTCGAGGCGCCCCGTGGTGAGATTGAACGCGTCGATGTTCGGCACCGTGTGCACGTAGCCGATGAACAGATAGTCGCCCGCCGCCGTCATCGATTTCGCATTTGCGCTGGTGAGATTGATCACCGGGTCGGGGCGCGTCATATTGCCCGCGCTCCAGCCGTGATACACCTCGATCCGCGTGTTCATCGCGGTCCAGTCCCAACTGCCCGCGATGCCTTGCGCAAGAATCATCGTGTCGCTTTCGGCGAGATAGATGATGCGTGTCAATGGGCGGATGCTCATGGGAATGGGCAAAGCGATGCCGGGTCCCCATGCCGGCTTGCCGTATCCATCGAAGCCCGTCAGCGGATAGTGATAGATGTGATTCGTGCGATCGAGCCCGGCCCACACGTCGCCTTTGCTGTCGATGCTGAAACCGCCCGTCACCGGGCACGTCGTATTGAACGCGGCACCAGGCAGCGAAGCATCCGGCACCGCGATATAGCCCTTCGACGGTTCGAAATGGAAGAAGTAGAAGATGGCCGGGTTCTGTCCTGACGCAACGAGAATCCGGTTGCCGCCGACGCTGACGAGCTGGCCAAAGTGCTCGTCGCGTTGCGTGTCGTTGACGTTGAGGCGCGGGTCGTTGGGATACGAGAAAGGATCGACGGTATTCGCGACGAAAGTGCCGCCCGCCGTGCCCGAATGGATGTTCGTGCCGCTATAGAACAACGCGCCATCCGTCACGGGATCGGGCGCGGCGACAGCTTCGAAGTTGAGCGACTGCAGCTTCCACAGCAGGCTACCTGCGCTGTTATACGCGTGAATGTCCGTGCCGCCGTTGCGGCCGAGATCCCAGCCGCCGCCCCACGGATTGTTGAGAACATACAGATTGCCGGCCGAGTCCCTGCCGATGCCTTCAATACGTGTGAAGCGCTTGTCGCCGACCTGGCCTTTGATGCCCGTCGTGGTGTCGAGATAGCCGCCCTGAACGCCGAAGGTGCCCGCCAGTTGCGGCGCGCCTGACAAGCTGTAGAGCTTGATGTTCATGTCGGGGCCTTCGTCGCCGACCATCAGCAGGCCCGTCGATGCATCGAAGTACAAAGCGGAAGGACGCGAAGTCGCGGCCATCTGGATCGTGTTCAGCAAGGCGCCCGTGGGACCGTATTCGACGATGGCGCTCGCGCTCTTGCGCGCCACCCAGACATTGCCCGCGCTATCCAGTGCGAGCGCCCCGGGTCCAGCGACGCTGAAGTCCTGCTGCCATGCGCCATCCGTCGTGAAGACGCGCACGCGATTGCCGAAGAAATCGCTCGCATAGAGCAGCGAGCCGGCCGTCGCGAGTCCCGTGATCGCATCGGCGCGGGTCACCGCGTTCCATGTGCTGACGTTGATGACGAGATCGCGTGTGCCCGTCGCGCGGTTATAGCGGCCGACGCCGCCGCTGCCGTATTGCGTGCCCGCCTGCATCGCAGCAAAAATCGATGTCGCATTGCCCGTAATGGCGCTGCCTTGAAACTCGCTATGGATACCAATCGATCCGACGCTTCGTCCGTTCTGGTAGATTGCAACGCCGCCTTCATTTTCGTCCCACATCGAAGCTGTATAGACGACGCCTTCTGGCGCGACCCACATCGAACGCGCGGCATTGCCCACGTGCGACGCAAGCGTGCCATAAGTATTCGCGAGCCAGTCGGTCGTGTATTGCGCATGACAGACCGATGCGATCATTGCAATGAATGCGCTGAAGAACAGGGCGTGTAGCCGTATTCGTCTGTTGTGCATGCGATAGATTCTCCTGACGTCGATCGATCGGATAAGTGAGTAAATCGTGCATTGGCGATGCAGCAAATTTTAAGTGCCCATTTATTCAAACGGGTATCGATATCCGAACGTGAGTGCAGAAAAAGTAATCTCCGATGCTGAGCGCATAGCCAGCACCCATACGCGATACGAAAAACCCTTCAATCGATGCATGCCGCACTAGAATGGGTTACTGCCGTATGCGTTTTCGCATCCGCATCCAATTCTTCCGCATCGGAGAATCAGCATGCCGACCTATCAGTATCGTTGCGAGAGTTGTGGGGAAAAGTTCGAGCACGCGGAGCACGTCGCAGAACATGCGACGGCGCAGCTGAAATGTCCTAAATGCGGAAGCGACAAGGTGCAGCACGCACCGACGCCTTTCGTCGCGAAGACGTCGCGCAAGAGTTGAGCGCGTGGCATAACGCGAGGCACGCAGATGAAACCATGCGACGCATGCAAGGCTTTAGCCGGAAAGCCGTCGTCAGCGCCGCCGCATGGCGATTTGAGCGCCATGGGTTCTGACGCCAGGGTGTCGCCGGCGTCTCCCGCCGAACGCTATGACGAATACCGTTGCACCGTCTGTGGTAACTGGATGCTTAGAAACACGCCTGGCATCTGGTCGCTGCGCAATCCGTCGGGCGCATCCGCCGCGTGAACGAGCGACGTTCACTAGCGGAATTTTCTGATCGAGGTCGTGATGGCATGGCTTGTCATTCTGCACGGCGCTTACTGGCGCAACGTTTCACACGACGTATTCAGCGAGCATCCGAAAGAGGACGACTGGAGCCAGATGACGTGCGACACCTTCGACGCAAGCGAAGGCATGTGCGAAGCGGAAGTCGATGGCCTGAAAATCCTGATTCCACGCAATACGGTGATTGCCGCCGTGAACCTGCAGGATCGCGAGCAGGCAAAAGGTTTTGCTTTGCCTGCCCGCGATGAGCACGTTCATCGTTGACGGCGCGCATCAATGCCTGTCGGCGACCGTGCTGATGCTCACACCATCGGCGTGGCTTGAGGCGGCAATCGCTTTATCTCTCCTTCGGGCGTTATCGGCTGTGAATTGCCGTTAGCGCTCCTGCGCGCAGACCGACCCGATCAGGACTTCGTCGTCGCTACGTTGTTCGACGACGATGCGCCGCAGTCGTTCTTTCACCGCATGCTCGACTCTCACGGAAACGTCAGTCTCCGGGATTGCAGACGGATGCGCGCTCAACGGAATTTTGCGTGAGTAACATATACACGCGGCCAGCACGAGCGGCCAAAACTACGGCATCATGCGTCACCTGCCGCTTGCGTCGCGTTTACCTGACTCAAGACCCGCATTTTCAGGCCGTTAATTCAGAGAGCAAAGCTTGCCCCGTGATGGGCCGGAATGCAGCGTCCCGACCACGGCCGAGCCATGTCCGAGAAAACTTCCATGTTCGATTCGCTACTGGCGACGCCCACGCCAGAGAAGGCCGTTGTCAGTCCGTCGGTGCGCGCAGCGCTGCTGTCCGCGCTGTTCGACAACGCATGGCCGTTGTTCCTGTCGGGCATCTCCAGCATTTTCGTGGCCGTCGTTGCGTGCTTCCGGCTGCATCAGACATGGACGGCGCTCTGGCTGATTGCCGATATCGCCCTGCTGGCCGCACGCCTCGGGATCGTGCGCCTTTATGTGGCGCGCAGCCGCGTCGGTGAGGTGCATCCCGGCCCGTGGGCCGCCCGCTACGCGCCCGTCAGCCTGATTGCCTGCCTGCTGCTCGGGCTCGGCACGGCGGCGTGCTTTCTGTCACCGGACAAGGAACTGGCCACGCTCGCGATCATGGTCGCAGCAGGCATTCTCGGCGGCATCGCGTCGCGCAACGCGGCGCTGCCGCGGCTTGCGATCGCGCAGATCTTTCTCGGCACGGTGCCCATCGGCATTGGTGCGCTGATCGCGCCGCAAAGCGGCGCATGGATTCTCGTGCCGCCGCTCATCGCGTACAACGCGGCAATGGTATCGGTCGTGTGGCGCCACTATAACGGCCTCGTCGCGCTGATGACGGCCGAACAGCGGCACGCCGAACTGGCCGCGCGCTTCGACGCCGCGTTGGCCTACATGCCGCATGGCCTGTGCACCGTCGACGGAGCGGGCAAGGTCGTGATCGCCAACCGCCGCACGGCGGAGCTGTTCGGCGCGACCGTCGAGATGCTCAAGCTCAACGTGCCGCTGCCCGAGTTCATCGGCCACGTCGGCATCACGCAGTTCGGCGGGACGCTGCGCAAGCGGCTCGTCGAACGGTTCAGCGCATGGCTCGGCGACGAGCGCAGCCCGATGGGTCTCGAACTGCAGGACGGCCGCCAGCTGGAATTGACCCGCAACCCGGTGCCGGACGGCAGCGCCGTCATCATCATCGAGGACGTGACGGAGCGGCGTCAGACGGAGGCGAAGATCCTGCACCTCGCGCGGCACGACGCGCTGACGGGCCTACCGAACCGCCGCGAGCTGCGCGACCGGCTAGAGCAGATCCTGCTGGACCGCGCGCGGATGAAGGGCGATGCGATCGCGATGATGTATCTGGACCTGGACGGCTTCAAGCAGGTCAACGACCGGCTCGGCCATTGCGCGGGCGACGAGGTGCTGGAGACGGTCGCCTCGCGGCTGTCGCGCGTGCTGCGTCCGGGCGAACTGGTCGCGCGCCTGGGCGGCGACGAGTTCGCGATCATCGCCGACCACACCACGCTACCTTCCGTTGTCGCGCTGGCTCAGCGGGTGATCCGCGACATCGCGCTGCCGTATCACCTGTCGACAGGCGAGGCCGTCAGCATCGGCACCAGCGTCGGCATTGCGCTGGCGGCGAACGACGATTCCGTCGACGGCCTGATCCGGCGCGCGGATCAGGCGTTGTATACCGCGAAGCAGGCGGGCCGGGGCACGTATCGCGTGGCGAACGCGTAGGCGCGCGGCACGCGCTTCGAAGCGCCGCCGCTACGCCAGCGCGACGACGGCGATCTCGACCAGCAGCTCAGGCGCGGCGAGCTTCGCCTCGACGGTCGCGCGGGTCGGCGCGCAGCCGGGCGCGACCCACGCGTCCCAGACGCTGTTCATCCCCGCGAAATCGCGCTCGATATTCGCGAGCCACACCTGAGCCGACACGAGGCGCGTTTTGTCGATGCCAGCCTTCTCCAGAAAGCCGTCGATCTTCGCCAGCACGCTGGCCGTCTGGATCTTCACATCAGCCGCGTGATCGTTCGACGTCTGGCCGCCGATGAACACAAGCCCCGCCGCCTTGACGACACGGCTCATGCGCTGATTCGTTTCGATTCTCACGATATCGGACATACCTTGATTTGCTCCCTGGTTGAAGTGGTGGAAAGCGCGCCGGACAGGACGCGCGTAAAGCAACGGATCAATGAGCGACGGCGCTCGCCGTCCGTTCGGAGATGGCCTGCCGCGCGAAGCGGTCGATCGCGAATGCATCAAGCGGCAACGAAGCCTTGCCGTCGAGCACCAGTTCGGAGACGAGCCGCCCGCATGCCGGTCCGAGCTGAAACCCGCTGCCGCAATAGCCGAACGAGTAGACGAGATTCGACGCGCGACGGCTCGCCGAGATCACGGGCAACGCGTCGTCGGTGAAGGCTTCGACGCCCGCCCACGCGCGATTCACGCCAAGATGCCGCAAATGCGGAAACAGATCGACAACGGTATTCGCGCTGCGAACGAGCCGCGCGAAGTCGACCTCGCCGTGCCGTCCATCGAGGTCGGCAATACCGATCAGCTTGCCGCCGATCACGACGGTGCCGTTGTCGAACTGCTTGAACGACAGCGGCCGTCCCGTTGCGCCGAGCGTCGCGCGGCAGAACGGCGCGACGCGATGCGTCACCATCAGCATCAGCCCTTCGGGATGAACGGGCACGCGTTCGCCGACCTGCTCGGCCAGTTGGCCCGCCCACGCACCCGCCGTGATGACGAGCTTTTCCGCGCTGAACGTGCCGTGCGGTGTCTGCGCAAGCCAGCGTATGCCGCACTGCTCGATGCGAGTAACGGGCGTGCCTTCGAAGAACTGCGCGCCGTGTCGCTGCGCGGCAAGCCGGAAGGACGTCGTGGTCTTGAACGGCAACGCGTAGCCGTCGCGCTCGACCCAGATGCCACCCGTCACATGCGACGCGAGCGCGGGTTCGAGTTCGAGCAAAGTCGCGCGGTCGATCAGCCTTTCGTGCGTGAAGCCATGCGCTTCGAGCAGCGCGACGCGTTCGCGGCATTCGTCGAGTTCTGCCTCCGTCTCCGCGATCTTCAACTGGCCGGAAGGCACGAAGCCGCCGTCGTCACCGATCGTGTCGCGCAACGTGTGCCAGATTTCGCGCGACATCAGCGCCAGCGGAATTTCCGGCACAGGCCGTCCGAGCGTGCGCACGCCGCCCGCGTTCACGCCCGACGAGTGCCGCGCGACGTAGTCGGCTTCGAGCACGATCACTTTCGCGCCGCGCGCGGCCAGATGAAACGCGCTGCTCGATCCGTGCAGGCCGCCGCCGATCACGAGCACATCGGCTTCGCGCGTGGCGGCGGAAGGGGACATGGCGGCGTCATTCACCGGCGAGTTCTCCGAGTGTCAGCGGCTTGATAGGCGGACGGATGCGGTAGTAGCCGACTTCGCCCGGCGGTACCTTGCGCGCGTCCGCGATGATCTCGGTGACGGTCAGCCCGCACATCCGCCCCTGGCACGGCCCCATCCCGCAACGTCCAAACGACTTCGCCTGGTTCGGTCCGAGGCAGCCCAGTTCGACGAAGCCGCGCACGTCGCCCGCTGTGACTTCTTCGCAGCGGCAGACGATCACGTCGTCGTGCGGAATGCGGTTTGCGTCGCGCGGGCGGTACAGGCTGTCAAGAAACAGGCGGATGCGCAGCACGCTTGCGAGCGCGCGGCGATGCGGCGCCGCTTCGATGTCGCGCGTGGCCGCGTCGATCGCGCCGAGCTGGCACACGGCCTGCAGCGCGCTCAATGCACCTTGCTCGGCGGCAGCAAGCGCGCCGCCGATGCCCCCGCCGTCGCCCGCGATAAAGATGCCCGGCACGTCGAGTTCGCCCCACGCATCCGTGGTCGGCGCGAAGCATAGCTGCGCAGTGTCCCAGTGGT contains the following coding sequences:
- a CDS encoding TonB-dependent receptor, yielding MDRTRSRHQNESNKISTTANQNKMRKHTHVMYATLLLFSAASRATAATDPSASTESIADPTEMTDVKVSAKRLDDVRNGLLPETGSSVYRFTQDDIDALPAGQNTPLNQVLLQAPGVAADSYGQLHVRGDHANLQYRINGIIIPEPISGFGQSLDTRIIDQLNLLTGALPAQYGYRTAGIIDIRTKSGDTGNGGSIDVFGGSHQTIKTSADVYGNKGPFSYYLSGSLGMNNLGIENPTASANAIHDHTRQGDAFGYLSYIINPLTRVSLLFGTTSNQFEIPNTPGLPTSFTLNGNNTFDSSQLNETQSELNNFAAIALQGTNGGTFDYQVAFFTRYTRTQFNPDPVGDLMFNGVAAQDFHSNSANGAQVDTTWRLNDKHTVRAGLFFQQEHAVFDNSVNVFAVDENGNQLSDQPFNIQDNSSKTGYLYSLYAQDEWKLTDRLTLNYGLRYDRMDEYTTASQLSPRIGMVYTLTPTTTVHAGYARYFTPPAFELVSGSTISKFNGTTNQSPSSQNDPVQPERSHYFDIGVTQKVGSALTLGLDAYYKKSTNLLDEGQFGSALIFTPFNYQYGKTYGVEFTANFRHDNVSAYLNLAYSRAQGKQISSAQFNFDPDELAFINSHWVFLDHDQRVTASFGGTYDLGRTTFTFDGLVGSGLRSGFANTDRLPVYAQVNLGVIQHFNQPLIGKFDARLLVVNAFNRVYELRDGSGIGVGAPQYAPHFAVYAGATKYF
- a CDS encoding cytochrome b/b6 domain-containing protein: MSHNTVQPGWLRITHWINALAVVLMVMSGWQIYDASPIFPVIHFSPSITLGGWLGGALQWHFAVMWLLVANFIVYLAANLASGRFQRKLLPLKPTQLVADLVAALRGRLKHDDLAHYNAIQKLAYLVVIADIVLIVLSGLAVWKSVQFPLLRTLMGGYDNARIVHFVCMSVLVAFFVVHVMMVALVPRSLLLMIRGR
- a CDS encoding molybdopterin-dependent oxidoreductase; its protein translation is MTIRKRTPQPGSFLATHGESIIRDAQRELKSPARRLFGQRLLTLGGIAMLSGCDLTNDKAVNTALRRISFFNDDVQALLFDPNKLAPTYPESMITRPFPFNAFYDIDDVPEVDAASYRLQVGGLAHGKGVWTLDELRALPQESQITRHICIEGWSAIGHWGGVRFSDFLRRAGADTSAKYVSLRCADNYWTSIDMPTALHAQTLLTLTYDNDVLPPKYGFPMKLRMPTKLGYKNPKHIVSIEITNQYPGGYWENQGYNWFGGS
- a CDS encoding acyltransferase family protein translates to MASTLKLPASANSGKSLKIDGIRFLAAFWVLMYHFKPPLFRELLPHRLSFLGGALWSGSTALFAGPAAVIVFFVISGYCIHAAYHKDVALKPVNYYASRFIRIGLPLVVLLCVVQPLPTGQNYLESVLWSLYCEMVYYAVYPLLRPRFHYIGEMIVGCALTAAAMVTCVRLFGHPVCHGCVYETYRVPGTALLYGAGWISGCLIAETQRNAAQFQIRGAYSPLTMAMRQGLDASTRLLANHLVVLRTVIVAAGAAVMILLSESSLKPAALPLITPDITLPVFQILAAIWIATETATPSQSRSWTVLAACGAWSYSLYLCHKTALALLEMTTFDETSRYAWFVEVALALAISYAFYRIIEKPSHVISQRLRKYTPDVPGAPAA
- a CDS encoding SMP-30/gluconolactonase/LRE family protein, which produces MHNRRIRLHALFFSAFIAMIASVCHAQYTTDWLANTYGTLASHVGNAARSMWVAPEGVVYTASMWDENEGGVAIYQNGRSVGSIGIHSEFQGSAITGNATSIFAAMQAGTQYGSGGVGRYNRATGTRDLVINVSTWNAVTRADAITGLATAGSLLYASDFFGNRVRVFTTDGAWQQDFSVAGPGALALDSAGNVWVARKSASAIVEYGPTGALLNTIQMAATSRPSALYFDASTGLLMVGDEGPDMNIKLYSLSGAPQLAGTFGVQGGYLDTTTGIKGQVGDKRFTRIEGIGRDSAGNLYVLNNPWGGGWDLGRNGGTDIHAYNSAGSLLWKLQSLNFEAVAAPDPVTDGALFYSGTNIHSGTAGGTFVANTVDPFSYPNDPRLNVNDTQRDEHFGQLVSVGGNRILVASGQNPAIFYFFHFEPSKGYIAVPDASLPGAAFNTTCPVTGGFSIDSKGDVWAGLDRTNHIYHYPLTGFDGYGKPAWGPGIALPIPMSIRPLTRIIYLAESDTMILAQGIAGSWDWTAMNTRIEVYHGWSAGNMTRPDPVINLTSANAKSMTAAGDYLFIGYVHTVPNIDAFNLTTGRLDTTLTNSNPVNVDVGNDVDSMYGLRAYLRSTGEYVVTKDNYNGSSIIVYRWTP
- a CDS encoding FmdB family zinc ribbon protein, which codes for MPTYQYRCESCGEKFEHAEHVAEHATAQLKCPKCGSDKVQHAPTPFVAKTSRKS
- a CDS encoding sensor domain-containing diguanylate cyclase, translating into MSEKTSMFDSLLATPTPEKAVVSPSVRAALLSALFDNAWPLFLSGISSIFVAVVACFRLHQTWTALWLIADIALLAARLGIVRLYVARSRVGEVHPGPWAARYAPVSLIACLLLGLGTAACFLSPDKELATLAIMVAAGILGGIASRNAALPRLAIAQIFLGTVPIGIGALIAPQSGAWILVPPLIAYNAAMVSVVWRHYNGLVALMTAEQRHAELAARFDAALAYMPHGLCTVDGAGKVVIANRRTAELFGATVEMLKLNVPLPEFIGHVGITQFGGTLRKRLVERFSAWLGDERSPMGLELQDGRQLELTRNPVPDGSAVIIIEDVTERRQTEAKILHLARHDALTGLPNRRELRDRLEQILLDRARMKGDAIAMMYLDLDGFKQVNDRLGHCAGDEVLETVASRLSRVLRPGELVARLGGDEFAIIADHTTLPSVVALAQRVIRDIALPYHLSTGEAVSIGTSVGIALAANDDSVDGLIRRADQALYTAKQAGRGTYRVANA
- a CDS encoding RidA family protein — translated: MSDIVRIETNQRMSRVVKAAGLVFIGGQTSNDHAADVKIQTASVLAKIDGFLEKAGIDKTRLVSAQVWLANIERDFAGMNSVWDAWVAPGCAPTRATVEAKLAAPELLVEIAVVALA